A section of the Anabaena cylindrica PCC 7122 genome encodes:
- a CDS encoding isopeptide-forming domain-containing fimbrial protein, with product MKLSLLSSYSEKLISSLAFILCIWGQGIQPSWAEGSKELVSNGGYRPYLEWTNQFTAGIPRKTTLKVYVQAGETVNLGSSVPTSSNGTQDIVYRSPFGGQNGACDVLLTGFGLIDTVAKETAGPLPNIGGYTPCSFVATETGIYEVEFRSPSLSGDPTVVTVTNPFPIDNTQRGGVAAWDITVRNTGGTAQKGRVFTNYIAMNMGSNGIGLNSNLYIQTKDGYRYETDMNGVDPFGFIFFANSRGYIDKTNNSTLYHSAGGATNNSLIFPGNVAVQDPSLPDTITDITHLVFFNQPDPSALIGLGIPITAVLPVEPTSFLFTGGNGGSGNQAPVGVGGNFSFNSSTSGSYQIIIDTNNDGIFDPSIDRVLQNPSFVGSNVVLWDGKNASGVDLSPLPGNAAYNARITARAGEYHFPMLDAENNPSGFKITMQNPPGPFSNFLDVNGQPIGPTTVYYNDNSYTTANGVSVSLNPTGGQVATNPRNAALGINSAAGEHEFSGSYGDFKGIDTWAYFSSQGVLTPLVITASQQANVKGTKSVRFLGDTDNSGTVTVGDTVEYTITYSNLNPGNSDAINFVIKDALPPQLTFVSAVMTAVTPGNNIIINPSYNGSGNVTNSGTLRVNDTITITITATINSSNGGNPISNQASADFNTPDNPLASVGTVLTDADSATATTNPPAVNNYFLQVTDDGINVGNNPAVSADDDPTLLTVTVTSTPQGTLLLVKRITGVNGSTMNDGNNLGAYIDTASPYDDNLITVIDPNLQPDTDQWPTPLSTSLAGEVNGGMVKPGDEVEYTIYFLSMGLQDAVNVSLCDRIPLNQTYLPSKYNNVNQATNGLPGADRGILVQKNNTPLSYTNVDDGDDARFYAPGETLPSVCGTDPNIEGAIVVNLGTLPGVITNSVGAYGFVRFQAKVR from the coding sequence ATGAAACTGTCATTACTAAGTAGCTACTCAGAGAAATTAATTAGTAGTCTGGCTTTTATTTTATGTATTTGGGGACAAGGGATACAACCTAGCTGGGCTGAGGGCAGCAAAGAGTTAGTCTCTAATGGTGGATACAGACCTTATCTAGAATGGACTAATCAATTCACTGCGGGGATTCCTCGGAAAACAACCCTCAAGGTTTACGTACAAGCAGGGGAAACCGTTAATCTTGGCTCTAGTGTGCCTACAAGTAGTAATGGGACTCAAGATATTGTTTATAGAAGTCCTTTTGGAGGTCAAAATGGTGCTTGCGATGTTCTACTTACTGGTTTTGGTTTAATTGACACCGTTGCCAAAGAAACAGCAGGGCCTTTACCCAATATCGGTGGTTACACTCCTTGTAGCTTTGTAGCCACAGAAACTGGTATTTACGAAGTTGAATTTCGTTCACCCAGTCTAAGTGGTGATCCGACTGTTGTTACAGTCACGAATCCATTTCCTATAGATAATACTCAACGAGGAGGAGTCGCGGCTTGGGATATTACAGTTAGAAATACAGGTGGTACTGCCCAAAAAGGGCGTGTTTTTACCAACTATATTGCCATGAATATGGGTTCAAATGGGATAGGACTCAATTCCAATCTTTATATTCAAACTAAAGATGGGTATAGATATGAAACTGATATGAATGGAGTCGATCCCTTTGGGTTTATCTTTTTTGCCAATAGTCGGGGATATATTGACAAAACTAATAACTCAACTCTTTACCATTCTGCTGGTGGTGCTACTAATAATAGTCTGATCTTCCCTGGTAATGTGGCAGTTCAAGACCCAAGTCTGCCAGATACAATCACAGATATTACCCACTTAGTTTTTTTTAATCAACCAGATCCTTCAGCATTGATAGGATTGGGGATTCCCATAACAGCAGTTTTACCCGTAGAACCAACTTCTTTTCTATTTACTGGAGGAAATGGAGGAAGTGGCAACCAAGCACCAGTTGGGGTAGGAGGTAATTTTAGTTTCAATTCTAGTACATCTGGAAGTTATCAAATTATTATTGATACTAACAACGACGGCATTTTTGATCCCAGTATTGATCGCGTTTTGCAAAACCCATCATTTGTAGGTTCTAATGTAGTGTTATGGGATGGAAAAAATGCTAGTGGAGTTGACCTATCACCCCTCCCAGGAAATGCAGCATATAATGCCAGAATCACAGCTAGGGCCGGGGAATATCACTTTCCTATGTTAGATGCTGAGAACAATCCATCGGGGTTTAAAATCACGATGCAAAATCCCCCTGGTCCATTTAGTAATTTCCTCGATGTGAATGGACAGCCGATTGGCCCAACTACTGTTTACTACAATGACAATAGCTATACTACTGCCAATGGAGTATCTGTTAGTTTAAATCCCACAGGAGGACAAGTAGCTACTAATCCTCGTAATGCTGCTTTAGGAATTAATAGTGCGGCTGGAGAGCATGAATTTAGTGGTAGCTATGGTGATTTTAAAGGTATTGATACTTGGGCATATTTTTCGAGTCAGGGAGTACTTACTCCTTTGGTTATTACTGCAAGCCAGCAAGCTAATGTTAAAGGTACTAAATCAGTGCGCTTTCTAGGGGATACTGATAATAGTGGCACAGTCACTGTGGGCGATACCGTCGAATATACTATTACTTATTCCAACCTAAATCCTGGTAACAGCGATGCTATTAATTTTGTTATTAAAGATGCATTACCCCCACAATTAACTTTTGTTAGTGCAGTGATGACTGCTGTTACTCCAGGGAATAATATTATAATTAATCCTAGTTACAATGGCTCTGGTAATGTTACTAATTCTGGTACTTTACGTGTAAATGATACAATCACGATTACAATTACTGCCACAATTAATAGTTCTAATGGTGGTAATCCTATTAGTAACCAGGCAAGTGCTGATTTCAATACACCGGATAATCCCTTAGCCTCAGTTGGTACTGTGTTGACAGATGCGGACTCTGCTACCGCTACTACTAATCCACCTGCTGTGAATAATTATTTTTTACAAGTTACTGACGATGGTATAAATGTAGGTAACAATCCTGCTGTTAGCGCAGACGATGACCCTACCTTGTTGACAGTTACAGTTACAAGTACTCCCCAAGGGACGCTGCTATTAGTTAAACGGATTACTGGGGTTAATGGTTCAACCATGAACGATGGCAATAATCTTGGTGCTTATATTGATACTGCCAGTCCCTATGATGATAATCTCATTACTGTGATTGACCCTAATTTGCAACCAGATACTGATCAATGGCCAACACCTCTGAGTACATCTCTAGCGGGAGAAGTCAATGGAGGTATGGTAAAACCTGGTGATGAAGTTGAATATACGATCTACTTTTTATCGATGGGACTACAGGATGCAGTTAATGTCAGTTTGTGCGATCGCATTCCTTTAAATCAAACTTACTTGCCCAGCAAATACAATAATGTCAATCAAGCTACAAATGGATTACCTGGTGCAGATCGGGGCATCTTAGTACAAAAAAATAACACCCCACTATCTTATACAAATGTTGACGATGGTGATGATGCTAGATTCTATGCTCCCGGAGAAACACTACCTTCAGTCTGTGGTACAGATCCGAATATAGAAGGGGCTATTGTTGTTAATTTAGGCACTTTGCCTGGTGTCATCACTAACTCTGTGGGAGCCTATGGTTTTGTCCGCTTTCAAGCTAAAGTGCGATAA
- the pipX gene encoding transcriptional coactivator PipX, whose translation MNPDNSETYINHPTWGLLYKICMVDENQDLFTTLYAQRLFFLVTNDVKGIKFQSLGRTEARMMLENRLRTLRRNGKSQEYDQLQSVFQRTFQ comes from the coding sequence ATGAATCCAGATAACTCAGAAACTTACATAAATCATCCAACGTGGGGTTTGCTATATAAGATCTGTATGGTTGATGAAAACCAAGATCTATTCACTACACTTTATGCCCAACGCTTATTTTTTTTGGTAACAAATGACGTTAAAGGTATTAAATTTCAGTCTCTTGGCCGGACTGAAGCAAGAATGATGCTGGAAAATCGCTTACGTACTTTGCGTCGCAATGGCAAGTCCCAGGAGTACGATCAGCTTCAGAGTGTTTTCCAACGCACCTTCCAATGA
- a CDS encoding YggS family pyridoxal phosphate-dependent enzyme, whose protein sequence is MNSSLREHIANIRASLPPSVRLIAVSKLVPTELMRDAYAAGIRDFGESRVQEAASKQTELQDLPDITWHFIGNLQSNKAKKALELFDWIHSVDNLQIAQRLDTLAQQLGMSPLVCLQVKILPDPSKSGWMIPELLPDLEALNQCQNLKIQGLMTIPPRGLDHEAILKVFERTHQLAQEIASQNWSNITMQHLSMGMSGDYELAMQTGTTMVRLGTVLFGKRG, encoded by the coding sequence ATGAATAGTTCTCTTCGTGAACATATTGCTAACATTCGCGCCTCACTTCCTCCCTCAGTGCGGTTAATTGCTGTAAGTAAGTTAGTACCAACCGAACTGATGCGGGATGCCTATGCTGCCGGAATTCGTGATTTTGGTGAAAGTCGTGTCCAAGAAGCTGCCAGTAAACAAACCGAGTTACAAGATTTGCCGGATATTACTTGGCACTTTATTGGCAATTTACAAAGCAATAAAGCTAAAAAAGCTTTGGAATTATTTGATTGGATTCACTCCGTTGATAATCTACAAATAGCCCAGCGTTTAGATACTCTGGCGCAACAATTAGGAATGAGTCCATTGGTTTGCCTACAAGTCAAAATTCTCCCCGATCCGAGTAAGTCTGGTTGGATGATACCAGAATTATTACCTGACTTGGAAGCACTTAACCAATGCCAGAACTTAAAAATTCAAGGTTTGATGACAATTCCGCCCCGTGGCTTGGATCATGAGGCAATTTTGAAAGTTTTTGAGCGTACTCATCAACTAGCCCAAGAAATTGCATCTCAGAACTGGTCGAATATAACCATGCAACATCTATCAATGGGTATGTCAGGGGATTACGAATTAGCCATGCAAACGGGTACAACGATGGTAAGATTAGGAACCGTATTGTTTGGGAAACGAGGTTGA
- a CDS encoding cell division protein SepF — protein sequence MNNIFSKLRDFVGLNEQVEYEYYEEEPDTDGYQNLYQQENPQPEPQETTTTPNRRWREPVPTMGDEVAAAGSKPMSNVIGMPGAINGISEVLVLEPRTFEEMPQAIQALRERKSVVLNLTIMDPDQAQRAVDFVAGGTYALDGHQERIGESIFLFTPSCVQVSTQGGFLHEVPQPVARPSRPASTTPAWGNEVNRMAQ from the coding sequence ATGAACAATATATTTTCCAAACTCAGGGATTTTGTGGGGTTGAATGAGCAAGTAGAATACGAGTACTACGAAGAAGAGCCAGATACCGATGGCTACCAAAATCTGTATCAGCAAGAAAATCCCCAACCAGAACCACAAGAAACCACCACTACCCCTAATCGACGTTGGCGCGAACCTGTGCCTACAATGGGGGATGAAGTAGCCGCAGCAGGGTCAAAGCCTATGAGTAACGTAATTGGTATGCCAGGCGCAATTAATGGAATTTCCGAAGTTTTAGTACTTGAACCACGTACTTTTGAAGAAATGCCCCAGGCAATTCAAGCATTACGTGAGCGTAAATCGGTAGTCTTAAATTTGACAATTATGGACCCGGATCAAGCTCAACGGGCGGTTGATTTTGTTGCCGGTGGTACTTATGCTCTAGATGGACATCAAGAGCGGATTGGAGAAAGTATATTTTTGTTTACGCCCAGTTGTGTGCAAGTCAGCACTCAAGGTGGTTTTTTACATGAAGTACCACAACCAGTTGCCCGTCCCTCTCGTCCTGCAAGCACAACT